One segment of Thunnus thynnus chromosome 19, fThuThy2.1, whole genome shotgun sequence DNA contains the following:
- the LOC137170880 gene encoding uncharacterized protein, protein MSMRSTPIRKHKLTPHEIIPVTSRAITSNQGTESASESSDEKALKPRCSKPQNVLLTTITAIKCEGRPTWVHTSHYTKTPVSSSPCGVSLTGSTTATPKKYEDIISKSYLISSGSPAVYQLRPKEEKFGNLTRKTVGEKNLNKTNKTILLVGETGTGKSTLINALVNYAMGVKFDDNIRFEIVEDEKRSQSESQTSDVIVYQIFGFEDKTLPFSLTIIDTPGYGNIKVVECDVTISQRLFDLFRSENGIHELDAVGLVLQATENRVSDQLKYIFDSVTSLFGKDIEKNIVALITHSDGITPDDALTALEAANIKCAKDEEDQPVHFLFNNRQTTQRTKKTKLALENAWRVTETGAEEFKDFLEKSKPQKLITTVEVMNARIRITACIQNLQDRIQLTELKQNKIQQTEEALKKHEQEMKKNEEFTVEVDEVYKDKVSIDGGMWGLVFYEGAVTCNTCKETCHYPGCTVAWYPRDCEVMKGGHCTVCKGKCPASDHVKEKWIYVNKTRKVKKTEQLVKQKYEKSKTDCEQKKSLLENLQTEMDELESEKIKLLDEVYQHVDHLDRIALNVDSLSTYVHLDYLSEKMNERDKGKVQKLKEMAGRVDERTRAGLRYMYGALTAVGKAVKDAVM, encoded by the exons ATGTCAATGAGGTCCACACCCATCAGGAAACACAAACTTACACCTCATGAGATTATTCCAG TGACCAGCCGTGCCATAACATCCAACCAGGGGACTGAGTCTGCATCAGAGAGTTCCGACGAAAAAGCCCTGAAACCCCGCTGCTCCAAACCACAAAATGTCCTGCTTACCACCATCACAGCAATCAAGTGTGAGGGTCGCCCCACGTGGGTCCACACATCCCACT ATACCAAAACACCTGTTTCATCCTCACCGTGTGGAGTCTCTCTGACAGGCAGCACCACGGCAACGCC TAAGAAATATGAGGACATCATCTCCAAAAGTTATCTGATCTCTTCAGGATCTCCTGCTGTCTACCAGCTGAGACCAAAGGAAGAGAAGTTTGGAAATCtgacaagaaaaactgttggtgagaaaaacctgaacaagacaaacaaaaccatcTTACTTGTAGGtgaaacaggaacaggaaaatCTACTCTGATCAACGCTCTGGTCAACTACGCCATGGGAGTGAAGTTTGATGACAACATCCGGTTTGAGATCGTAGAAGACGAGAAGAGAAGTCAGTCAGAGAGTCAGACATCAGATGTGATCGTGTACCAGATCTTTGGTTTTGAAGATAAAACTCTGCCCTTCTCTCTGACCATCATCGATACTCCTGGATACGGAAACATCAAAGTGGTCGAATGTGATGTCACCATCAGTCAAAGATTATTTGACTTGTTCCGCTCAGAAAATGGAATTCATGAACTTGATGCAGTGGGTCTGGTGCTGCAGGCGACTGAGAATCGAGTGAGTGACCAACTGAAGTACATCTTTGATTCAGTGACGTCTCTGTTTGGAAAAGACATTGAGAAGAACATCGTCGCTCTCATCACACACTCAGATGGAATAACACCTGATGATGCTCTGACAGCTCTTGaagctgcaaacattaaatgtgCCAAAGATGAGGAGGATCAGCccgttcacttcctgtttaataaCCGTCAGACcacacagagaacaaagaaaacaaagcttgCTTTAGAGAACGCATGGAGGGTAACAGAGACAGGAGCAGAAGAATTCAAAGACTTCCTGGAAAAATCTAAACCTCAAAAGCTGATAACAACTGTTGAAGTGATGAACGCACGCATCAGAATAACAGCCTGCATCCAAAACCTGCAGGACAGAATCCAGCTGACTGAACTAAAACAGAACAAGATCCAACAGACTGAAGAAGCTCTGAAGAAACATGaacaagagatgaagaagaatgaagagtTCACTGTAGAAGTTGATGAGGTCTACAAAGATAAAGTTTCTATTGATGGAGGGATGTGGGGTTTGGTTTTTTATGAAGGAGCTGTCACCTGTAACACCTGTAAAGAGACCTGTCACTATCCTGGATGCACAGTGGCCTGGTATCCCAGAGACTGTGAGGTCATGAAAGGAGGTCATTGTACTGTTTGTAAAGGGAAGTGTCCTGCATCAGAtcatgtgaaagaaaagtggATCTATGTGAACAAGACCAGGAAAGTTAAGAAGACTGAACAACTTGTGAAACAGAAGTATGAAAAGAGTAAAACAGATTGTGAACAGAAGAAGAGCCTTCTGGAAAATCTTCAAACAGAGATGGATGAACTGGAATCAGAGAAGATTAAGCTGCTGGATGAGGTCTACCAACATGTGGACCATCTAGACCGGATCGCCCTGAATGTTGACTCACTGTCTACTTATGTCCACTTAGACTACCTGAGTgagaaaatgaatgagagagacaaaggaAAGGTCCAGAAACTGAAAGAGATGGCAGGTCGAGTGGATGAAAGAACCAGAGCAGGGCTTCGGTACATGTATGGTGCACTAACAGCAGTTGGTAAAGCAGTTAAAGATGCAGTGATGTAG